One segment of Papaver somniferum cultivar HN1 unplaced genomic scaffold, ASM357369v1 unplaced-scaffold_137, whole genome shotgun sequence DNA contains the following:
- the LOC113334550 gene encoding uncharacterized protein LOC113334550, with protein MRRMQEHYIALEEIHEESKDRGVQEESAAARTITSETPRRPDKHLGPPPRGAEKKEWVEKGKRPRHEARAYTPLNAPLEEIFKEVEKRNDIIYPSSRGVQFEETKDHPEYCHYHQYRGHSTKNCREVKDIVRHLIRDGYLRKFVRQAAPPATIPEVPVHQVRIDRSTKFVCNTISHSATQGYDLRSGITSRIHKRDHNCKEIFSMAKTLPMDPWMMQPISFSAKDVPLNGQAYGDPLVITLMIKEWGVKRLLIDNGRSVEVLFYDTFKRMDLSDDILIPSTYRIYGFNGTVTIPKGEVTLRVSDGGGYLDTLTTFCVADVVSPYEAIIGRPWISGIKGVASAYHQRLRFSTYKGDSGGYWRFPSN; from the coding sequence ATGAGGAGAATGCAGGAACATTACATAGCCTTGGAGGAAATACATGAGGAATCAAAGGATCGAGGAGTGCAGGAGGAGAGTGCAGCGGCTCGTACGATCACAAGTGAGACCCCCAGGCGACCCGATAAACATCTAGGACCACCACCGAGGGGAGCTGAAAAGAAAGAGTGGGTCGAGAAAGGAAAAAGGCCCCGACACGAGGCAAGGGCCTACACTCCTTTAAAtgctccactagaagaaatcttcaaagaggtcGAGAAGAGAAACGACATCATCTACCCAAGCTCAaggggagtacaatttgaagagaCAAAGGATCACCCCGAGTACTGTCACTATCACCAGTATCGGGGCCATTCTACCAAAAATTGCCGAGAAGTAAAAGACATCGTACGACACTTAATCCGAGATGGATACCTGAGGAAGTTCGTCCGACAGGCAGCACCACCAGCTACCATACCCGAGGTACCAGTCCACCAAGTCAGAATCGACAGATCCACTAAGTTTGTATGCAACACCATTTCGCACTCGGCTACCCAGGGGTACGACCTGAGATCGGGAATCACATCCAGAATTCATAAGAGAGACCATAACTGCAAAGAGATTTTCAGTATGGCCAAGACCTTGCCAATGGATCCATGGATGATGCAACCTATCTCGTTCTCTGCCAAGGATGTCCCACTAAATGGGCAAGCCTATGGGGACCCTTTGGTTATCACTTTGATGATCAAAGAATGGGGAGTGAAGAGACTTTTGATAGACAATGGGAGATCGGTTGAAGTACTTTTCTATGATACCTTCAAAAGAATGGATCTATCGGATGACATCCTCATTCCATCAACATATCGAATTTATGGTTTCAATGGGACCGTGACTATCCCAAAGGGCGAGGTAACTTTAAGAGTGTCGGATGGGGGCGGCTACCTCGATACGCTCACCACATTCTGCGTGGCCGATGTCGTCTCTCCCTACGAAGCAATCATCGGGAGACCTTGGATCTCCGGAATCAAGGGGGTAGCATCGGCCTATCATCAAAGACTAAGATTCTCAACGTACAAAGGAGATAGTGGAGGTTATTGGCGATTCCCAAGCAACTAG